The following coding sequences lie in one Arachis hypogaea cultivar Tifrunner chromosome 4, arahy.Tifrunner.gnm2.J5K5, whole genome shotgun sequence genomic window:
- the LOC112795682 gene encoding adenosylhomocysteinase, producing MCLFWVVYSHSAPTTDLPFSIQTLYIHSLTTPTLLAHSPQHSLSPFSILTSPSMALLVDKTTSGREYKVKDMSQADFGRLEIELAEVEMPGLMSSRAEFGPSQPFKGARITGSLHMTIQTAVLIETLTALGAEVRWCSCNIFSTQDHAAAAIARDSAAVFAWKGETLQEYWWCTERSLDWGPSGGPDLIVDDGGDATLLIHEGVKAEEEYEKTGKLPDPSSTDNAEFQIVLTIIRDGLKTDPKKYHKMKERLVGVSEETTTGVKRLYQMQASGTLLFPAINVNDSVTKSKFDNLYGCRHSLPDGLMRATDVMIAGKVAVIAGYGDVGKGCAAAMKQAGARVIVTEIDPICALQALMEGFQVLTLEDILSEADIFVTTTGNKDIIMVSHMKKMKNNAIICNIGHFDNEIDMHGLETYPGVKRITIKPQTDRWVFPETNSGIIVLAEGRLMNLGCATGHPSFVMSCSFTNQVIAQLELWKEKGTGKYEKKVYVLPKHLDEKVASLHLGKLGAKLTRLSKDQADYISVPVEGPYKPAHYRY from the exons ATGTGTTTGTTTTGGGTGGTTTATAGTCACTCAGCACCAACAACGGATCTTCCATTTTCCATTCAAACCCTATATATACACTCCCTCACAACCCCCACTCTACTCGCTCACTCTCCACAACACTCTCTTTCTCCATTCTCTATTCTCACTTCTCCATCAATGGCGTTACTCGTCGATAAGACCACCAGTGGTAGAGAGTACAAAGTTAAGGACATGTCCCAGGCCGACTTCGGCCGCCTCGAGATCGAGCTGGCCGAAGTAGAAATGCCTGGGCTTATGTCCAGTCGGGCTGAGTTCGGCCCGTCACAGCCCTTCAAGGGAGCCCGCATCACCGGCTCCCTTCACATGACCATCCAGACAGCTGTCCTCATCGAGACTCTCACCGCTCTCGGCGCTGAGGTCCGCTGGTGCTCATGCAACATTTTCTCCACGCAGGACCACGCCGCCGCCGCCATCGCTCGCGACTCCGCTGCCGTCTTCGCCTGGAAGGGCGAGACCCTCCAGGAGTACTGGTGGTGCACCGAGAGGTCCCTCGACTGGGGACCTTCCGGTGGCCCTGACCTCATCGTGGACGACGGTGGCGATGCCACGCTGCTCATCCACGAAGGAGTCAAGGCCGAGGAAGAGTACGAGAAGACGGGTAAGTTACCAGACCCGTCTTCTACGGACAATGCGGAGTTCCAGATCGTGTTAACGATCATAAGAGATGGGTTGAAGACGGATCCCAAGAAGTACCATAAAATGAAAGAGAGGCTTGTTGGTGTGTCCGAGGAAACTACCACCGGTGTCAAGAGGTTGTACCAGATGCAAGCCAGTGGGACCCTCTTGTTCCCTGCCATCAATGTTAATGACTCTGTTACCAAGAGCAAG TTTGATAACCTCTACGGATGCCGTCACTCTCTCCCTGATGGGCTGATGAGAGCCACCGACGTCATGATCGCCGGCAAGGTTGCCGTGATTGCCGGCTATGGAGATGTGGGAAAGGGCTGCGCCGCCGCAATGAAGCAGGCCGGGGCGCGAGTCATTGTGACCGAGATCGATCCCATATGCGCCCTCCAAGCTCTCATGGAAGGCTTCCAAGTCCTGACCCTTGAGGATATCCTCTCAGAAGCTGACATCTTTGTAACCACCACAG GTAACAAGGACATCATCATGGTGAGTCACatgaagaaaatgaagaacaatGCGATTATCTGCAACATTGGGCACTTCGACAACGAGATAGACATGCATGGACTTGAGACATACCCCGGCGTGAAGCGCATCACGATAAAGCCTCAGACTGACAGGTGGGTGTTCCCGGAGACGAACTCCGGCATCATCGTGTTGGCCGAAGGGCGTCTGATGAACCTTGGGTGCGCAACAGGGCACCCAAGTTTCGTGATGTCGTGTTCTTTCACAAACCAAGTGATTGCTCAGCTTGAACTTTGGAAGGAGAAGGGGACAGGCAAGTATGAGAAGAAGGTTTATGTTTTGCCCAAACACCTTGATGAGAAGGTTGCTTCTCTTCATCTTGGAAAGCTTGGCGCTAAACTCACAAGGCTTAGCAAAGATCAAGCTGATTACATTAGTGTGCCTGTTGAGGGTCCCTATAAGCCTGCTCATTATAGGTACTAA